In the Carboxydothermus hydrogenoformans Z-2901 genome, TGATATTGCCAAATTTGATGAATCAACAAGCTTAGGTAAAATAATAATTGTTGGTAGAGAAAATAAAACAATACTGCTCAAAAACAATGTAAAAAATTGTTTTTTATTTGTTATTAATGGCCTTTTAAACCCAAGCCAGTGTAAAAAATTCTCTTTTTCTCTTGCCGTTATTAACCACCATATAAACGGAACTAATGAAAAAACTACTACTTGAAGCAACGCATTAAATAATGATGAGGTTGTATCTATAATTAATCATCTCCCCTTTAGTAAAAATTTCTTTGTCGACAGCAAACCAAGGTTTTTTACATTAATAAAACCACTTTGTCGGCAGCAAGAATATTTAATGCACAATTAAATTATAATTATCTTTTTTCCCTTGCCTGCTTTTCGGCAATTTTTTTATAAAATTCTCCTTTGATTTCCCGATTTTGTTTTAAAAGCTTAGCTGGCACCTCTTCCCCTCTAATATTAAAAAATATATCATTATGACATTTTTTGTTTTAATTTATTCCAATTCTAAAATCTTACTAATTTCCTGGGGTTTGATATTATAAATTTTTCCATTAACTCTAAAACAATTTTTTTTGAGTACCTCAATGCTAATTCCATTAAGTTCAAAACTGTCTTGTCGTCTTCTTAATTTATACCCTTTCTCTTTCTTGAGCTTTTTTAATTCTTTATATAATTCTAATTCACAATAATTTCTTAAGCTTAACTCATGAATGTTTTCTGCATTTGTTAATAAATAATAGGTCGTATAAATATGCGTCCGAATACCATAATCATCTACGGTTTGTATAGGTGGATCCAAATTTTCTATATCTTCCAATTCAAACCTAATGTATAATTCTTCATTAGTTGATGGTAACTCTTGACACTCATTTCTTTTGTAGGTTCGAAAACTCTTTATACGACCATAATAATATATTCCTGCATCCTTTCCAAAACTTTTTGCCGACTGGTAAAAAGCTATATATTCTATTCCAGGTCTTACATTGGCCAAAGTAGATACTGGTATATGATAAAATTTATTTTCAAGATAGGCTTCTAAATGTTTTTTGTCTTTTACATTCCCAATTAGAACATTTCGATACTTAAACTTGATAAAACTATCGTCAATAGCTTCATGAGATAATATCCTTGATGTCGATTCAATATCAGATTCTTCTAAAATGCTTTTTATATGTTCTTTTAGTAAGCTATAACTTCCAGGTAGCAAAGGAAAGGCACCAATGTTAACTTTTTCTATGCTTTTATAAAACTTATGATTTACAAATTTTTGCTCATCACTATAAGGAAACATTATATAAGCACCAAAGGTTTTATATTTAAATTGCATTGTTTCAGGCATTTCTGCTACTATAGCATCCCTATATCTATGCATAGCATTGATATCTTCTTCTAACGGCCCTATTTCTTCATTATTAATTTCAACTCGATATTTTGCATCAAAAATGTACATCCTGTTTATTTTGCCTTTTTTGTTTAAACAAAGTACGGTATCAGGCTTTTGGTCACTTGTAGGTAGGTTAGTAAATATTTTATTATAAAATAACTCTATTTCTTCACCATTTTCGTTAACATATTTCATTACAGATGTGTCATTTTGTAGTAAATTAAAAACTAACCCATTGTCAGTAACTTTTATAATTCCGTAATCTTTAACTTGGTACCCCAATTCTTTTATTATTTTATGAATAGTTAAATAACACCAAATCTCATAAAGCTTCCAAATCCTTTTAGGTGTAATATTATAAATATCTTCACTTATGCTAAGTCCTTTTTTTAACAGAATCCAATAAAAATATACTTCTTTATAGCCAGGCGCCATTTGAAAAACTAAAGTCATACTTTTATTTTTATTTAGCTCACTTATATTTACATAAAAGGTGCGTAAATGGTAAGTAATTTGCCTTTCCACTTCATTAAGAAAATTAAGATATTCATTAACAATATTGCTTTGTTTTCGCTCGATATTTTGCTTAGCAATATTACCTTTTATCTTTTTAATTCTTTTAATTAAGTTTTGTAAGAT is a window encoding:
- a CDS encoding restriction endonuclease-like protein, producing MMPAFFEENLYQMYLEKKEDIDIEIYHISDEIKNSFCQYGKVIVGSFNFSGEVGHTVFKVKSKDKILLMLTIEVFPAKMDYYQDYKAMLQEINEEMAALAYELLGSTFHQATVSQTKHQSNFEFIKILQTVFNNFNRALKRIEKYPKHNIVLQETIKHADKAKVVSSKTSKFLGKKPENLFEDKNGFIAINGKKYLPFKVIELKKNITFDIFENQYVKYILQNLIKRIKKIKGNIAKQNIERKQSNIVNEYLNFLNEVERQITYHLRTFYVNISELNKNKSMTLVFQMAPGYKEVYFYWILLKKGLSISEDIYNITPKRIWKLYEIWCYLTIHKIIKELGYQVKDYGIIKVTDNGLVFNLLQNDTSVMKYVNENGEEIELFYNKIFTNLPTSDQKPDTVLCLNKKGKINRMYIFDAKYRVEINNEEIGPLEEDINAMHRYRDAIVAEMPETMQFKYKTFGAYIMFPYSDEQKFVNHKFYKSIEKVNIGAFPLLPGSYSLLKEHIKSILEESDIESTSRILSHEAIDDSFIKFKYRNVLIGNVKDKKHLEAYLENKFYHIPVSTLANVRPGIEYIAFYQSAKSFGKDAGIYYYGRIKSFRTYKRNECQELPSTNEELYIRFELEDIENLDPPIQTVDDYGIRTHIYTTYYLLTNAENIHELSLRNYCELELYKELKKLKKEKGYKLRRRQDSFELNGISIEVLKKNCFRVNGKIYNIKPQEISKILELE